The Loxodonta africana isolate mLoxAfr1 chromosome 1, mLoxAfr1.hap2, whole genome shotgun sequence genomic sequence ATTTAATTAACATATATTTAAATTTGGAAATGTTGgtgaggtagtggttaagagccatggctgttaaccaaagacttggtagtttgaatctaccaggtgctccctggaatcTCCATacggcagtcctaccctgtcctacagggtcgctatgagttggaattgacttgatggcaatgagtttaggtttttttttattttacctttaaatGACCCAAGGATAAAAATCAGTTACAGCTCATATACTCAGCTCATAGAGAGGCAGGACTCAGATAAACTCAGATCAATTGCCTCTGCTCATTATTGTTTGCTGCTCATCTTTAGTATAAAATCATATCTTTGTTAGTATACTGAGCAAGGACAACTGTCCTCTTgcggtgcaaaaaaaaaaaaaaagatatttcaacTGTCATATTAGCCCTTGAGGTTCTGAAAATAGCATGCCGTGAGATAACTCAATActgacctctttcattttttctaGTTCATTCTGTAAAGCCTGCTTTGCAATCTCAACTTCTATAAGCTGttgcctcagtttctcattttcatcttctgttgttgttctcttttcttctacattttccaATTCATGGTGTAGTCTCACAGATACGTCCTTTGCAACCTAAAATTCAAGAGTTTgtaacaataaaatataaatcaaTGACAATATAAGTGGGCTACTATGATAAGTGAGCTATACTGAAAGCATTAAGAGCCAATATTTATATAGtgctcactgtgtgccaggcagtgttccaaGTGCTTTACATAAAAACCATTCATATATACACAATTTaagcctcacaacaaccccatgagataggtactattattattcttattttatagatgagaaaactaagtccCAGAAATttgaagtaacttgctcaaggtcacagggCTAGCAAGTGACTCTAGACTCTACTCCCTTAACCTCTACACTACACTATAGTCATAAATGTCCTATTGTGTTTTATCATTCTAAAACAACTCTGGAGTGGACACTTCCACTATCGCACTACTCTAGGGTCATAAATGTCATAATGTGTTTTACCATTTGTATAGAAATTTTACATACCCCCTCTAATTCTAAAACAACTCTGTGGGATGCATAATTCCATTACTACCCgttataaagaataaaaatagaagTTTTCCATTCCAAGTGGGGAGTGAGACTTGAATTTTGATCCTATAGAATTCCAGGCGAGTCCTgggggttaattttttttttcttgatggtatgtACTTTTGTCCCATGTTTTGTGCTCATCTTTTAAAATTTCAAGGTTTGGAAGAGAAATTGAGCTGTCTGGTGTAAAGGCTCAAGACACTGACGGTTCTTAAACCGGGTAGGGAGCCAGCCGAGCCACATAGTAGCCTGAGGGCTGTGTAGGCAACCTCTGTAAAAGGGTCTGCTTCTGCATCTCCAAAATGATGCTAATAATAATCTCTaccttattattaaaaaaaactttttataggcttttttttatttttgagaactaaatgagataataatgTACATAACAATGCTTGTCATGGTGCCTGTTGCATAGCAACCTCTCATCAAATattaggaaaaggaaaaaaatcatacaaTGACTTCCATAAAGTGTTTTCtcatagctttttaaaaaaatcaaatataggaTAATAACATCTGCCTTTCATATTTTGATGAGgttaatattattaaaattatacaCATTTGGTTGTTTAAGGCCACGAAGGTAACATCTGGTTTGCACTGTCAATGAATCTGCTTCTGGTCAAACAACTAAACAGATCACACctgtcttaaagaaaaaaaaatgcatttcacTGCTGAGATTTCTTCACTGGGGAAGCTTCTAAAGGAGCAACTTTCCATTGAGAATTTACTTCACTCTTCCAGTGCTAAGTACAGAAAGGAAAGAGTCCTGAAAGAAGGGGTGGGTATGGGGGGGCTGAAACTTGCAGAGAGAAATCCTAACCCTGGTGTCTGTTGTGTTGCTATTCTGGGCCCGATCGCGTTAAGTAGTCCTCATTGCGTTGCTTTGAGTGCCTGAATCCACCTCTCCTTCATTTGGGAAACAGACTAGGGAAGCTAGATCAAGGCCAGAGCCTGTGTTCCGCCACGCCCTTGTTTCTGCTCCGGAGGGGGGCACGCCCTTCTCCCACTAGCTCCGGAAAAGCCACTGTTACTCCTAGGAAAGCCAGGTCGCTCTCCATAAAGCCCTCCACATACTCGACTCTTCAGACTCACCTGTCCCCCTATCCGGGAGCCTGACATTTCGTAGTCAGCATTACGAAACTCCATACCCCACTGAAGGCCTTTCAGTGCTAAGAGGCCTTGACCAGAGTCCCCCACTCACCGCCCTATCGCGCGCCTTCAAGCCCCAGTGCCCGCCCCAGACCTTGAGGTCCTGCTCCAGGCTGCGCAGCAGCTCCCCGTCGATTTCCCCAGTCTGCGCGTAGCGGAGCCTTTTGCGCTCGGCTTTGCGGAGGCGGTACTGCAGGATCCGACAATTTTTGTTGGCTCTCTCCAACTCGTGGCGCATTTCCTGCAGCTGACACGCATCTTCCTCGAAGAAAGTGTCCCTCATCTCGTCCATCTCGGTCCTCAGCTCATCGATCTCGTTCTGAGGCGGTAACAGGCCGCGGGTCAAAATCAGCCTCGTCCCCAGTTCCTCCGACTTGCACCGGGCACACCCCATCCCAGCTCCAAATTCTTAGCTTTACTGCCCCCTCTCCTTGAGATAGACGTGCCAAGGAGCTGAGCGAAGGGGACGAAAACTAAGAAAATGGGCCCTCTTTAGGCCTTCTCTCGCTCTTTCACTCTAGATGCTTTCACGAAAATGTGGGGCAAACCATTATAATAAGAGGAAGGAAGGCCTAGATTTGGATTTAAATTAAACCCTAATGATCTCAATCTCAGGTTCTGTTTCGAACCTGGGAAAGGCCTACgaactcccctccctcataaggCTCCCGAGCAGTTTAGCAACCTCTCACATCCGCCAGACACGCCCTACCCATCCAAGGCCcgcacctcccctcccccacccggtTCCCCTCACCTCCCTCACCTTGAGAGTCTCGTTCTCCTCCCGAAGCTTCTCCATCTCCTCCTGCATTTCTTCttgctcctggagctgctgcgGGTGCGGCTGCGAGGAAGGGGGCGCCGCTGCCTGCATGCCCCCACCGCTCGAGCCGCCCTCTGTGCTCTGCTGGGGGCcttccgccgccgccgccatcaGGGAGGCGGAAGGGACCGCAAGGGGCTCGCAAACGGCAGTGGCGCCGGCCACCGGGGAGCTGCGGCTGTTGCTGCCGCCGCCGTTCTTGGTGTGCATCTGAGCTGCGGCGGCCGCCGCTGCCGCCCGCTCCTTCTTGAGGTGAAACTGGATGAGCTCAGACTGCAGACATCCTTCCTTCCAGTAGCTCCCTCCGCCGCTGCTGGCACCCCCGGCAACGCCGCTTCCGGCGTTTCTGCCGCTGAGGCCTGGGGTTTTGCCCGCGGAAGATGAGGACGGCGAAGGGGAGGCCTCCTCCCCGCTGCTGCCGCCCCTCTGCGGAGCGCGCACGCCTTTCCCTCGCCAGCCcctgggcggcggcggcggcggcggctgcggAGCGCCCCCCTCCCTTTCTCCGGAGCCGCCGCcggctcctcctccctccccgccccctcctcgTCCTTCCCGGGGCGGAGGGGGTTCCCCGAGTTTCGAAGGCACCGACTCTGACTCCCGGGGCGACTCTTCCGGCTGGCCCGGCCTCTTGCCGCTCACACCGGCCAGGGTTGCCGCGAAGACTGCTTCAGCACCAGCCGCCGGTTGGACAGCTCCGGACCCAGCGCCTTTGGGCGCCGGGGGCGCCGCCTTCTCAGCCCCGCCTCCGCCTCCCCGGACGCTGGTCGCAGGCGCCGCTCGGTTCCCGGTCTTGTTGCCTTGCTGCTGCAGCTGCAGCTGCAGCTGCTGCTGCCGGACAGAATTGAGTTTGGTGCCTGCCCCCACCGGGGACCGGGTGGCCGCGGTTGTCTGTCGAGCCGAATTGTCCTTCGGCCTGGCGGGTGACTGAGCTCGCTGCTGCTTTCTGCTGCTACCCTCCGGGTGCAGGCGAGCCtcagtggcggcggcggcggctgtgGCGGCGCCTGAGGCTGCAGCGGCAGGGGCAGCACCCCCGGTCGGTGGCTGACTCATGGCCGTGTAGGGAAAACCTACCAGATGCGATTTGGAATCGTCCATTACCAAGTCATCCTCTTCCCTCCTCGCCGCCACAAACCTTCTTTTCTAAGCTGCGACAGAGACAAAAGAAAGGAAGTACACAGCATGTCTGCATGGCTAAAGAGCAAAGGATGATTTTGCTGTTCAAGAGAAGCCCTTGAATATGATGAGATTTGAAAGGCGCCTAATAAAAGCTTTGCTCTTAAGGGAGAAAAAGGACCAAACCTTGATGCAGAgctgtcatttcttattttgccGAGGGAGGCGCTGTCTCCATCTCACTCCACCCCAGTAAAATGATGACAAATCTGAAAGCGGCAGAACCTAACATATTCTCACAGTAGCAGGTTTTGGAAAGGGTGAGATACAGAATCAAAAAGAAATTGATGAAAACGGAGActataaaaaagaagaggaaagagcaAGAGATAACTTCAAAAGGAAAAGGTGATGTCCACATGCTAGAATTGTCAGCACATGCTTTTTCTGCTTTGGTATTCTTCAGTATCAAATGAGCATTTAAAGCCCAGTGTAGTGGAGAAAGTTTTATTTAATTAGTATTCCCAAGTTTCAAATAGAGATAAAGGGTTACTATTCAGGTTCCCTGAGAAAAAATTGTATGGGTTAATGACTTTTCTGTCACAGCTCCAATCCCTAATGTTGTCTTTGTTTAGAGAAATACACCCACTTTCCTTTAAgctagaaatgaaagaaaacataatGAATTACTTTAACTAAATCATCCTCAGGTTTAAGAAAATAATAGCATTAAGAATCACCTATATTTGTTAGGCATTCACAAtcataaagagattttttttttttttagctttgggaaataatttttaaaatacttaaatAGAAAAATCAATGGGCTGTCTGCAGTCCCTTATGTTACAAGTGAGGACTTTTTCTATATTTACTGACTTTGATAATTGCTGTGAATCATTTTAGTTTCAAGTGTAATTGCTAAATATATAAATATCTTCATTCGCAAGCATCTTTGAAGTGCTTGGATCATCGGGGGCACAGCTGTAGTTTTAAATGTCTGTTTTCTTCTACAGAGCTAAATTTTCATGTAGAATAACACTGCACCCAGGAAGGTAGTGCATCCTCACTCATGGTGGTGAAGTCAGTCTCCATTGTATCTTCTTCCAAAATAAATCCATCACTGGCTTAGTCAGTCTGGAAAACTGCA encodes the following:
- the MTCL3 gene encoding microtubule cross-linking factor 3 isoform X3 encodes the protein MDDSKSHLVGFPYTAMSQPPTGGAAPAAAASGAATAAAAATEARLHPEGSSRKQQRAQSPARPKDNSARQTTAATRSPVGAGTKLNSVRQQQLQLQLQQQGNKTGNRAAPATSVRGGGGGAEKAAPPAPKGAGSGAVQPAAGAEAVFAATLAGVSGKRPGQPEESPRESESVPSKLGEPPPPREGRGGGGEGGGAGGGSGEREGGAPQPPPPPPPRGWRGKGVRAPQRGGSSGEEASPSPSSSSAGKTPGLSGRNAGSGVAGGASSGGGSYWKEGCLQSELIQFHLKKERAAAAAAAAQMHTKNGGGSNSRSSPVAGATAVCEPLAVPSASLMAAAAEGPQQSTEGGSSGGGMQAAAPPSSQPHPQQLQEQEEMQEEMEKLREENETLKNEIDELRTEMDEMRDTFFEEDACQLQEMRHELERANKNCRILQYRLRKAERKRLRYAQTGEIDGELLRSLEQDLKVAKDVSVRLHHELENVEEKRTTTEDENEKLRQQLIEVEIAKQALQNELEKMKELSLKRRGSKDLPKSEKKAQQTPTEEDSGDLKCQLQFVKEEAALMRKKMAKIDKEKDRFEHELQKYRSFYGDLDSPLPKGEAGGPPSTREAELKLRLRLVEEEANILGRKIVELEVENRGLKAELDDLRGDDFNGSANPLMREQSESLSELRQHLQLVEDETELLRRNVADLEEQNKRITAELNKYKYKSGGHDSARHHDSAKTEALQEELKAARLQINELSGKVMQLQYENRVLMSNMQRYDLASHLGIRGSPRDSDAESDAGKKESDDDSRPPHRKREGPIGGESDSEEVRNIRCLTPTRSFYPAPGPWPKSFSDRQQMKDIRSEAERLGKTIDRLIADTSTIITEARIYVANGDLFGLMDEEDDGSRIREHELLYRINAQMKAFRKELQTFIDRLEVPKSSEDRGAEEPISVSQMFQPIILLILILVLFSSLSYTTIFKLVFLFTLFFVL
- the MTCL3 gene encoding microtubule cross-linking factor 3 isoform X1, producing MDDSKSHLVGFPYTAMSQPPTGGAAPAAAASGAATAAAAATEARLHPEGSSRKQQRAQSPARPKDNSARQTTAATRSPVGAGTKLNSVRQQQLQLQLQQQGNKTGNRAAPATSVRGGGGGAEKAAPPAPKGAGSGAVQPAAGAEAVFAATLAGVSGKRPGQPEESPRESESVPSKLGEPPPPREGRGGGGEGGGAGGGSGEREGGAPQPPPPPPPRGWRGKGVRAPQRGGSSGEEASPSPSSSSAGKTPGLSGRNAGSGVAGGASSGGGSYWKEGCLQSELIQFHLKKERAAAAAAAAQMHTKNGGGSNSRSSPVAGATAVCEPLAVPSASLMAAAAEGPQQSTEGGSSGGGMQAAAPPSSQPHPQQLQEQEEMQEEMEKLREENETLKNEIDELRTEMDEMRDTFFEEDACQLQEMRHELERANKNCRILQYRLRKAERKRLRYAQTGEIDGELLRSLEQDLKVAKDVSVRLHHELENVEEKRTTTEDENEKLRQQLIEVEIAKQALQNELEKMKELSLKRRGSKDLPKSEKKAQQTPTEEDSGDLKCQLQFVKEEAALMRKKMAKIDKEKDRFEHELQKYRSFYGDLDSPLPKGEAGGPPSTREAELKLRLRLVEEEANILGRKIVELEVENRGLKAELDDLRGDDFNGSANPLMREQSESLSELRQHLQLVEDETELLRRNVADLEEQNKRITAELNKYKYKSGGHDSARHHDSAKTEALQEELKAARLQINELSGKVMQLQYENRVLMSNMQRYDLASHLGIRGSPRDSDAESDAGKKESDDDSRPPHRKREGPIGGESDSEEVRNIRCLTPTRSFYPAPGPWPKSFSDRQQMKDIRSEAERLGKTIDRLIADTSTIITEARIYVANGDLFGLMDEEDDGSRIREHELLYRINAQMKAFRKELQTFIDRLEVPKSSEDRGAEEPISVSQVQFCLLRATAMGGWPAEPRSLVGRLHAPTSTPRFREGPAQSLSGF